The following proteins are co-located in the Neodiprion virginianus isolate iyNeoVirg1 chromosome 6, iyNeoVirg1.1, whole genome shotgun sequence genome:
- the LOC124307190 gene encoding palmitoyltransferase Hip14, with protein MYALQMQTACQGEGSGEPEDPSSIQQEPTRPATQDCSTYDIVRATQYGALERVTELVEAGANVNQPDSETVTLLHWASINNRKEIVKYLIAKGAIVDAIGGELASTPLHWATRQGHLPTVVLLLRAGADPSLRDSEGFSCIHLAAQFGHTAIVAYLVAKGVNPNMPDRSAMTPLMWSAYKVNSLDPTRLLLTLGASNSLTDNLHGNTALHWAIIAKNNTAISTLVHSGASLDVPNFQNETPQSLLSPHIGAVWLGHKISQEIKEKQGRTRAWCRDKRVRWYCMVSTPFFVFYIIGLVLQSGFDYLAKLGAFLTIYIAVYLANHFLFDERLFHILPMSIYLATKMWIYITWIFWLGVHAAWYLWFMLVVGSVPLWTCFLKSWRGNPGVITATHEDKLNTIIALAESGGFEPQWFCSSCLVRRPMRSKHCSSCDRCVARFDHHCPWVNNCIGANNHKYFLGFLASLLALCIVVLSASVQYWQFECWSNLTNGHSPDNYLVSAATCDAWVAWVSANTALHSFWVGTLLACQCYQIMVLGMTTNERMNAGRYKHFKQGNPFHRGAIQNAADFCGLSFCGVKAKPSSDWLHSFDLKQSIEKLPLLAAKDNYQYV; from the exons atGTATGCCCTACAAATGCAAACTGCCTGTCAGGGCGAAGGCAGTGGTGAACCGGAAGATCCAAGTAGTATACAACAGGAGCCAACGCGTCCTGCTACTCAGGATTGTAGCACGTACGACATTGTCAGAGCTACACAG TATGGCGCCTTGGAGCGAGTTACTGAATTAGTTGAAGCTGGGGCAAATGTGAATCAACCAGATTCGGAGACTGTTACTCTCTTGCATTGGGCTTCGATCAACAATCGGAAGGAAATTGTCAAATATCTTATTGCCAAAGGCGCTATCGTCGATGCAATCGGTGGAGAATTAGCCTCGACTCCGCTTCATTGGGCCACAAG gcAAGGACACCTACCAACGGTCGTATTATTGCTAAGAGCAGGTGCTGATCCTTCTTTGAGAGACTCGGAAGGATTTTCATGCATTCATTTGGCAGCTCAGTTCGGTCATACAGCTATCGTTGCATATCTAGTCGCAAAAGGAGTTAATCCAAATATGCCTGATAGAAGCGCCATGACTCCGTTAATGTGGAGTGCATATAAAGTGAATAG TCTAGATCCAACCCGATTGTTATTAACCCTGGGTGCATCAAATTCACTCACAGACAACCTCCATGGTAATACAGCCTTGCATTGGGCCATTATAGCAAAGAACAACACTGCCATATCAACGTTAGTTCACAGTGGGGCATCATTAGATGTTCCCAACTTTCAAAATGAAACACCTCAAAGCTTGTTGAGTCCACATATAGGAGCAGTGTGGCTGGGTCATAAGATAAGTCAAGAAATTAAGGAGAAACAAGGACGCACAAGAGCATGGTGCAGAGACAAG AGAGTGAGATGGTATTGTATGGTCAGCACTCCGTTCTTCGTGTTTTACATCATCGGATTAGTCCTCCAAAGTGGATTTGATTATTTAGCAAAATTAGGTGCCTTCCTCACCATCTACATAGCCGTCTACTTGGCGAATCACTTTCTGTTTGACGAACGTCTTTTTCACATTTTGCCCATGTCAATATACCTGGCTACAAAG ATGTGGATATATATAACATGGATATTTTGGCTGGGAGTACATGCAGCCTGGTATCTGTGGTTCATGTTAGTTGTTGGATCCGTACCTTTGTGGACATGCTTTTTAAAATCATGGAGGGGAAATCCAGGAGTGATTACAGCAACGCATGAAGACAAATTAAAT ACAATTATTGCGTTGGCAGAATCTGGTGGTTTTGAACCGCAATGGTTTTGCAGTAGTTGCTTGGTTAGAAGACCGATGCGCTCAAAGCATTGTTCTTCTTGTGATCGCTGTGTTGCTCGATTCGACCACCACTGTCCTTGGGTGAATAACTGCATTG GAGCAAACAATCATAAATATTTCCTCGGATTCTTGGCATCTCTACTAGCCTTGTGTATTGTGGTTTTGTCAGCAAGCGTACAATACTGGCAGTTTGAGTGTTGGAGTAATCTCACAAATGGCCACAGTCCAGATAATTACTTGGTATCAGCAGCTACTTGCGACGCGTGGGTAGCTTGGGTATCTGCAAATACAGCACTTCATTCTTTTTGGGTAGGAACGTTGTTGGCTTGTCAGTGCTACCAG ATCATGGTCCTGGGTATGACGACCAATGAACGTATGAACGCAGGTCGTTACAAACACTTCAAGCAAGGTAATCCCTTTCACAGAGGGGCAATACAGAACGCTGCTGATTTTTGTGGGTTAAGCTTCTGTGGTGTTAAAGCAAAGCCGAGCTCAGACTGGTTGCACAGCTTTGATCTCAAGCAGAGCATAGAAAAATTACCTTTGCTTGCGGCAAAAGACAATTATCAATATGTATAA